Genomic DNA from Shouchella patagoniensis:
AGGTGGACCGATGGATGCGACTAACTTTTATGCAGTCTACTTGTATGAAACCGCTTTTGAATATTTGCGCATGGGCTATGCATCAGCGATGGCGTGGATTCTGTTAGTCATTATTGGTGTCATCACACTGATTTTGTTTGCAACATCAAAATATTGGGTTCACTATGAGGGGGGAAATAAATGAAGAAACGGACAATTCGCGCGGATGCGATCTATTATACGTTTGTCGTATTGTTCGGCTTTGTTATGCTTTACCCTATTTTATGGTTGATAGCTAGCTCACTTAAGTCGCAAACAGAGATTTTTGGTAATGCAGCATCTTTATGGCCGAGCGAATTTAAATGGGAAAATTATTTAGTTGGTTGGCAAGGATTTGGACGAACTGGTTTTGATGTTTATTTTCTAAATTCTGCTTTTGTCACTACCTTTGTGGTAATAGGAGCAATTCTTTCATCGAGTATCGTTGCGTATGGATTTGCTAGATTGCAATTTCGTTTTAAGAAGCTGCTATTTGCTTGTCTGATTGCTACAGTCATGTTGCCTGTACAAATCACATTAATTCCACAGTATATCATGTTCCATAATATTGGATGGGTAAATACATTTTATCCATTAATTGTACCAGCCTTTTTAGGGGGGACACCGTTTTTTATTTTCTTGCTTATTCAATTTATACGAGGTATTCCTCGTGAATTGGATGAAGCTGCAATCATTGATGGTTGTTCCACGTTTGGCATCTTCTGGCGTATTATTTTGCCGTTAGTCAAACCAGCACTTGTAACGGTAGCAATCTTTGCTTTTATGTGGACATGGGATGATTTTCTTGGACCACTCATTTATTTAAATAGTGCAGATATCCAAACAATTGCTCTTGGCTTGCGTAATTTTATGGATGCAGAGTCAGGAACATCATGGGGACCACTACTTGCCATGTCATCATTATCACTTCTTCCACAATTTATTATCTTTTTATTCTTTCAAAAGTATTTAGTGGAAGGGATTGCAACAACAGGATTAAAGTAAGGAGGAAATGTAGCAACTCGTTTATGGTCAGCTTATAAAAGGTTTGTGAAACAATGTCAAACCTTGTTTTATCTTATCAAGTCTAGGGTCAGTTTCATTACGAGGTGTTATTGTAGTCAGAGTCGCTACTGCTTCAATAGCAGTTATTCATAGGAGTGTTATATACTTTTTAGTGAAAATAGTAATCTGAGGCATGCTGTTACGCAGCATGCCTATGAACATTTTATACGATCGATAGTTCGAAAAATTAAAAATCATTAGTTGACTCTTTGGTAGACCCAACGTATAATCCACTATAAGTAATTAATTTATTTTTAATTAACAATATAGTTAACTATATTGTTAATGTTCGAAGGAGGATGTATATGGAAGCGGTACAAAAAGCGAAAATGACGATTGACCCATCATTTGTTATTGGTGACATTGATCCACGCATCTATGGTTCATTTATTGAACATTTAGGTCGGGCAGTATATGGAGGAATTTATGAGCCGGACCATGCGAAAGCAACAAAAGGAGGTTTCCGTCAAGACGTTCTGGATTTAGTAAAAGAATTAAACGTTCCGATCGTTAGGTATCCAGGTGGAAATATGGTATCTGGGTATAATTGGGAAGATGGCGTTGGTCCACTTAATGAACGACCAAAGAAGTTGGAACTTGCTTGGCGTGTCCTAGAACCAAATTATGTCGGAACAAATGAATTTGTTGATTGGGCAACACAGGCAAATACAGAAGTTATGATGGCTGTAAACCTCGGAACAAGAGGGGTGGATGCCGCGAGAAACTTAGTTGAATATTGTAATCATCCTGGTGGAAGCTATTATAGCGATTTGCGAGTGAACCATGGCTATAAAAATCCTCATCGCATCAAAACGTGGTGTTTAGGGAATGAAATGGATGGTCCATGGCAGATTGGTCATAAGACAGCAGATGAGTATGGAAGGTTAGCCGTTGAAACAGCGAAGGCGATGAAGCT
This window encodes:
- a CDS encoding carbohydrate ABC transporter permease, producing MKKRTIRADAIYYTFVVLFGFVMLYPILWLIASSLKSQTEIFGNAASLWPSEFKWENYLVGWQGFGRTGFDVYFLNSAFVTTFVVIGAILSSSIVAYGFARLQFRFKKLLFACLIATVMLPVQITLIPQYIMFHNIGWVNTFYPLIVPAFLGGTPFFIFLLIQFIRGIPRELDEAAIIDGCSTFGIFWRIILPLVKPALVTVAIFAFMWTWDDFLGPLIYLNSADIQTIALGLRNFMDAESGTSWGPLLAMSSLSLLPQFIIFLFFQKYLVEGIATTGLK